CATGTGTTACTTTAGTGTGGGTAGGAGGTAAGACCCTAGGCTGAGAAGGTCTGGAATTGTAATTGGCATTCGAATTTGTATCGTGATGCCTCCTAGAACTAGAACTACTATAATGTTGCTTTTTTGAAGCGTGCTTCTGGTGCGAAGACGATTTAGGGGAAGTTTGTTTTCTCCACACAATAACACCAATAAGGCCATTATCAATAGTGTTGAGTTCCTCAACGTGTTCCTTCTGAATGATCTTGCTGAGCATCTCGCAAGTTTTATTATGGGGAGGGCAAAAATATAGTTCGACTCCGGAACAAGGCTCAGAAAAACCCACTCTCTCATCTGATATATAAGACTCTCGGACCTGCAGGGAAAGAAAACTTCTATATAAACAAACCATCACCAAAAACTGGGACCAGTACCAATGAACAGATGTATCAGTATGACTGTTACCTCACGAAGGCTTGCGTTTTCAGTCTCTGACGACCCCTCTTTGGGAACAAAATGAACAACCTGTAGCAAAAGAACACCAGTCAATTACAAGATAAATCAAACAATGCACATAGCAAGTAATTATTCAGGAACTTTAAAACACGAGTCTGCCTCTAATTGAAGAGTAGTATTTCCAGTCTATAACGCTATTGTACGAGTATTTTATATTTGCCTGCCTCCTAAACTAAAAGTTGACGTTTCACCAAAGGTTCCCCATGTACTTTATATATTCCTTGACAAATTTGCATCAAAAGTACAAAAGTTTAAACCTTTAGCGTTGCAAGTCTCGTTTGCTCAACAAAAATACAAGTCCTAAATCCAGTTCAAGTTTTATGATATAGAAGGCAGTCCTGTGGATTCCCTTAGAACTGATCAAGCGTAACCCAGTTGTTCAATCATCTCTGACTAGACAGATATTGCGATTCACACCAAATTCAAAATCAAACAAAATCAACTTCTTGCAATCAACTTCTATTTCCTTTAACTGTGTATTCACCCATTCAAACAACATGTACATATTCCCCAAAGGGAGATCCCACGCTGCATGAGAAAAGTTTAATGGAATACCAGAACGCAGGCATAGTAGTATACAGGTACTGTCAAACAATAAAAAGGAACTTTTAGATACCATAACAGCACGACTTCGGGATTGTGGAAGCTCTTGTAGGAACTTCTCAAAAGCATCAAGCCTGACTCTGCCCTTGATCTCAAGAGACCTAGGCCAATCCTTCACAGAACCTTTTTCACCGCTGCAAAACAAGGGAGAAGAATCAATTAGACAAATGGAGCCACTTTATTTGGCAATATGCACGAGGTAACCTACAATTCTATACATACAATCACATAAAGATGAGCACGAAACAAGAAGAAGAAAAAAATAAAGGTACTAAAGACCAGCTAATAGTGGTAACTACAGACTGCAAAGAACATACATTCACACTTGATAATCCTCGCACGGAGTGACCAAATAATTAATAAAGCAGTAGAGCAGTCATATATACAGAACATCTGACTTCAGCCATAAGACCTATAACCAGAAATGCAGGACCAGGAAAGACTGCAAATATATAATGTCTAACAGAAAGGACAAACCTTTTAAAGATACCAATAACAGAGGCCTTGGTCGAGATGCTCAGCTGGAGGGCACCTCCCCACATATGTTCGCCCTTGGGTTTCTGAACAGGTGTAGATTCTGTTTTTTCAAGACAGTCCCTGGAGTTCAGATCAGCACTAGAGTCGCCAGACTTCACAGCAGGACTGTCACTGGTTTTTCTCACAGCGGAATTGTCTTCAGATTTGATCACAGAAGGTTTGTCTTCAGATTTGGTAACAACAAGACTGTCTTCACTTTTGATAACGGCTTTTGGCTTTGAATCTGTTCCATCAATTTCATCACCTTTCGGTGGGGAAGAATGAACAGACTCTTTGGGGCTTAAACCAGAAGCCTTCACATGTGACCCAGTCTCTGAGTCCTCCTTTTCTGAGGCTGCCTTCAAATGTGAATCATTCTCTGAGTCCTCCTTTTGTGAGGCCGGTGTCCCTTTCTCAGGTGGAATCTCAAAAGGTGGCTCATTATCCAAGGATTCCATGAACTCATCTAACGAGACAATTGGAGGAAGATCTTTTAACTCATCATCCACCATAAGCCCTTGCAATAAATCACTCCCATCGCTTGAAGGAAAAGTAAAGGACTCCTCTACACTACTATTTTGGCGTCGAGCTTTGCCCTCATTCCTGCGCCTAACAGATTTCAGAGGGGTAGATACTTCTGGCTCCTTGCTTCTCGGTTGGTCCTGATCATGTGAAATTGGGACCTCCGTTGGAGTATTATCAAACTGTTCGACTTCAACTTCACCCTTATGTGTTTTCTTCACTAAGCGTCTCACATCAAGTTCTGAATCAGGTAAAACTACCATTTGTGCAAGTTCTTCTGCCTTAGCCATCCGCCACTCAGAAAGCTCCTTTGAAGCAAGTTCCTCAGCAGTCATAGAACACAAACGCCCTGGAGTTATTTCTCCAGACATAACTCTCTCCCTCAGTTCTGGATTATTTCGATCTTTTAGATTGAACAAAAGGGACCTTCCCTTCTCTTTATACTTCTTATTGACACCTCCAAATAATTTGAATAGTTCTGCTTCAATTTCAGAGGCCAACTGTTCTGGAGATTGAACTGCCACCTGTTGAAGAGACTGAACTGCATGTTCTTCAGGATATCTCATCTCTTGATCCAACTCTTGTTTTACAGCAGGAAAAATTTCACTTCTGTCAGACATCTGAATATCAGACTCCAGTACCCAGGAAAGCCCATTTCCTTGCAAGAGTTCATCTTTGACAAACAAACTATCACCAAATGAAACATCATACGGCATTATATTACTCGATTGGAACTCCTTCCCCTCACATATTGAGGTCAGTGTAGAATCACTAGTATTTGCATCAGACATAATGTTTCGGCTCGCACTCTCCACATTGTTGCTTTTTAGATTCTCCTTGGGCTCTTCTTTAAGTTCATGTTCAACAGGACCGCAGGTCTCCTGTGGTTTCCCCTCAGTCTTGTCTTCTGATTCCAGAGGTTTATCTTGCTGCTGATTAACCAAAGCCAAAGCAGCAGCCAATGATTCCCTCATCTTGGACCTTACAGATTCAAATGACTCATTTTGACCCTTTGGAGATGGTTGTTTTTGCGAAGTTTGATTCTTTTGACTTGAAGACCGCTGAGGCCCAGATCTACCAGAAAAGGAATCCATCTTTACCATCTTCTTATTCGGGGCCTGCATATTCTGAGACCCTGGAGCACTGGCCATGGATTCCAATTGCAAAGCTCTTTTGTTTGCTGTAGACGCCTGTTGCAACCATGGTCTGTGTTCCACTTGTGCAACCCTCTTGTTTGGCATCAACAACTGATGAGTCCCGGGGTCAAGAAACATGGGTTCCAATGGTGCCTTTCTCTTCATAGAGGCCAACTGATATGATCCCCCATTTGTAGGCAGTGCGCCCATCTCTCCAAATTGATTGCTAGGTGTAAAAAGATTCTGTGCGCCAACATTACCATTAGCATTGGCAATGTGTCCCATTTGCATGTATGCTGTAGATAACCCCTGTGAACCAGTATAGTTAGGCATCACTTCCATCTGGCTGTTTGATATCAAAAACTGCTGTGAACCAGTGCCACTAGATACAGAACCAATCGCTCCCATTTGGATTTCCGGTATTGGTGAGCTCACATTTTTCAAACTGGGTTCCAGCTGACTCATCTCCATGCTTGATATTGGCAACTGTTGTGGCACAAAATTGCTTGACATGCTACTGTCCTGACTTGCACATAAGCTTCAAGGGGTGTCACTCAAAATAGAGATTACTGCAACAAAGAAGAAAACAAATCATGCTCTTTCCTTAAAGAAATAAAATTTTAAAAAAAATCGAGCAATAGAATTCATCACACTAAGACACAAAGTATAGTTCAGTCAAAAAGAAAAAGGAACAAAATAAGAAACTGATGCATGGTAACTCAAAGCAGAAAGATTCAAAGACTATGTTCTAATAACACAATACAAACACAAGGCAGCAAGAAAATCACTGCAGCTAAATTAACTGTGACTGTTTCATATCAAATCTTCCCAGGACTCTTCTTTTACCTCTCAGGTCACAACTAACAAGACATAAATAAAATTCTGCCAGGCTTGCCTCCCAGAGATAGTTGGCATCAATATCAGCACAAGCAGAAAAGTATATAATTTCAGACCAAAAAATGATGGGGCAAGATTCATTAA
The window above is part of the Fragaria vesca subsp. vesca linkage group LG2, FraVesHawaii_1.0, whole genome shotgun sequence genome. Proteins encoded here:
- the LOC101299259 gene encoding uncharacterized protein LOC101299259, whose product is MSSNFVPQQLPISSMEMSQLEPSLKNVSSPIPEIQMGAIGSVSSGTGSQQFLISNSQMEVMPNYTGSQGLSTAYMQMGHIANANGNVGAQNLFTPSNQFGEMGALPTNGGSYQLASMKRKAPLEPMFLDPGTHQLLMPNKRVAQVEHRPWLQQASTANKRALQLESMASAPGSQNMQAPNKKMVKMDSFSGRSGPQRSSSQKNQTSQKQPSPKGQNESFESVRSKMRESLAAALALVNQQQDKPLESEDKTEGKPQETCGPVEHELKEEPKENLKSNNVESASRNIMSDANTSDSTLTSICEGKEFQSSNIMPYDVSFGDSLFVKDELLQGNGLSWVLESDIQMSDRSEIFPAVKQELDQEMRYPEEHAVQSLQQVAVQSPEQLASEIEAELFKLFGGVNKKYKEKGRSLLFNLKDRNNPELRERVMSGEITPGRLCSMTAEELASKELSEWRMAKAEELAQMVVLPDSELDVRRLVKKTHKGEVEVEQFDNTPTEVPISHDQDQPRSKEPEVSTPLKSVRRRNEGKARRQNSSVEESFTFPSSDGSDLLQGLMVDDELKDLPPIVSLDEFMESLDNEPPFEIPPEKGTPASQKEDSENDSHLKAASEKEDSETGSHVKASGLSPKESVHSSPPKGDEIDGTDSKPKAVIKSEDSLVVTKSEDKPSVIKSEDNSAVRKTSDSPAVKSGDSSADLNSRDCLEKTESTPVQKPKGEHMWGGALQLSISTKASVIGIFKSGEKGSVKDWPRSLEIKGRVRLDAFEKFLQELPQSRSRAVMVVHFVPKEGSSETENASLREVRESYISDERVGFSEPCSGVELYFCPPHNKTCEMLSKIIQKEHVEELNTIDNGLIGVIVWRKQTSPKSSSHQKHASKKQHYSSSSSRRHHDTNSNANYNSRPSQPRVLPPTHTKVTHDDEEDEVPPGFGPPASRDDDDLPEFNYSGASNPPAPQFSTQRPSRGPGMYPESQTSRPVDKMRELILKYGQNDSRASWISNDDDDDDDIPEWQPTAPPTQYQRPQLQAVSSYQQPILRPHIGSPLQQQPLHSLQPQVHASGLPTSNPYWQQGNQWAPPPPPPPQSGGVWPTNAAQPESGQFYGEPDRGTAGQPGIAWRQNAPRSRGF